A single window of Solea solea chromosome 9, fSolSol10.1, whole genome shotgun sequence DNA harbors:
- the LOC131465142 gene encoding calcium-activated potassium channel subunit beta-2-like isoform X1 — MFGDDCSDALTVDLCQTLQSQSSSCSSQRWISASSSDCSGQQVPHVSDRMFLWSANIRSEGKGERRTFYRRICELETLDKKKRVTALSAGEDRAILLGVIMIAFSAMMYFIVGITILRSYSDSVWTEKASCTILNSTIMWDVNCSYGCGAECWETSRYPCLQVYVSVSGKVVQLLHNEETQESNSECFYIPKCIKDYSATHTVVQNISDRLRSQHTVDCFVDPTDKMDCAILTQIYGSVTVFHSLLWPTCTLIGGIFIIALVKITQCMFHHV, encoded by the exons atgtttggaGACGATTGTTCCGACGCTCTGACCGTTGACCTCTGTCAGACGCTGCAGTCACAGAGCAG CTCCTGTTCGTCTCAAAGGTGGATCAGCGCATCCAGCAGTGACTGCAGTGGACAGCAGGTCCCACATGTGTCAGACAGGATGTTTCTGTGGTCAGCAAACATCAGATCAGAAGGAAAAGGTGAACGCAG AACCTTCTACCGCAGGATCTGCGAGTTGGAGACTCtggacaagaagaagagggtgaCAGCTCTGAGCGCAGGAGAGGACAGAGCCATACTCCTGGGCGTCATCATGATCGCCTTCTCTGCCATGATGTACTTCATCGTGGGAATCACCATACTGCGCTCCTACTCTGACAG CGTGTGGACGGAGAAGGCCAGCTGCACCATCCTCAACTCCACCATCATGTGGGACGTGAACTGTTCGTACGGCTGCGGAGCAGAGTGCTGGGAGACGTCCCGTTATCCCTGTCTCCAGGTCTACGTCAGCGTCTCGGGGAAAGTGGTGCAACTGCTGCACAACGAGGAGACGCAGGAGAGCAACTCTGAG TGCTTCTACATCCCAAAGTGCATTAAAGACTATTCTGCCACACACACCGTAGTTCAGAACATTTCTGATCGTCTGAGGTCTCAGCACACCGTTGACTGCTTCGTGGACCCAACGGACAAAATGGACTGTGCCATTCTGACCCAGATCTATGGCTCAGTCACCGTCTTCCACTCCCTGCTCTGGCCGACCTGCACCTTGATCGGGGGAATTTTCATCATTGCCTTGGTGAAGATAACCCAGTGCATGTTCCATCATGTGTGA
- the LOC131465142 gene encoding calcium-activated potassium channel subunit beta-2-like isoform X2, whose translation MFLWSANIRSEGKGERRTFYRRICELETLDKKKRVTALSAGEDRAILLGVIMIAFSAMMYFIVGITILRSYSDSVWTEKASCTILNSTIMWDVNCSYGCGAECWETSRYPCLQVYVSVSGKVVQLLHNEETQESNSECFYIPKCIKDYSATHTVVQNISDRLRSQHTVDCFVDPTDKMDCAILTQIYGSVTVFHSLLWPTCTLIGGIFIIALVKITQCMFHHV comes from the exons ATGTTTCTGTGGTCAGCAAACATCAGATCAGAAGGAAAAGGTGAACGCAG AACCTTCTACCGCAGGATCTGCGAGTTGGAGACTCtggacaagaagaagagggtgaCAGCTCTGAGCGCAGGAGAGGACAGAGCCATACTCCTGGGCGTCATCATGATCGCCTTCTCTGCCATGATGTACTTCATCGTGGGAATCACCATACTGCGCTCCTACTCTGACAG CGTGTGGACGGAGAAGGCCAGCTGCACCATCCTCAACTCCACCATCATGTGGGACGTGAACTGTTCGTACGGCTGCGGAGCAGAGTGCTGGGAGACGTCCCGTTATCCCTGTCTCCAGGTCTACGTCAGCGTCTCGGGGAAAGTGGTGCAACTGCTGCACAACGAGGAGACGCAGGAGAGCAACTCTGAG TGCTTCTACATCCCAAAGTGCATTAAAGACTATTCTGCCACACACACCGTAGTTCAGAACATTTCTGATCGTCTGAGGTCTCAGCACACCGTTGACTGCTTCGTGGACCCAACGGACAAAATGGACTGTGCCATTCTGACCCAGATCTATGGCTCAGTCACCGTCTTCCACTCCCTGCTCTGGCCGACCTGCACCTTGATCGGGGGAATTTTCATCATTGCCTTGGTGAAGATAACCCAGTGCATGTTCCATCATGTGTGA
- the mep1ba gene encoding meprin A subunit beta → MMLHQVFLVLLLGLGLATAELTGETEIDVDESHDWDIDNINAVVGLDLLEGDIEQNEIFYRNSILGHEYHWPTTVPYHLDDSLDMNAKGVILKAFDQYRLKTCIDFKPWKEEKNYIAVFKGDGCYSSVGNQHVGKQRLSIGNNCDRLGTVMHEFLHALGFWHEQSRADRDDYVNIMWDHIEPGKEHNFKIRDDTVSSDLGVPYDYDSLMHYSKTSFSVSSEPTIVPKIPQFTNVIGQRMGFSASDLAKLNRLYNCTKSSTFVESCDFEEENICGMIQKWRMAKWERRTSVSGGPQTDFTNMGQCQGEGHFMHFSTTPAAPGDEAVLETRWLYPKHGAQCLQFFLYNTAAATDVLSIYKREFVEGGDLIKNMLLKNIQGGGTGSWELHTVNMNVTKKTSVGFHARRRGTDSEGGFSLDDINLSSTKCPQHIWHIRNITGLLATTPSGQKLYSPRFVSPAGYSFQVGVYLNGKSNRKGYMAVYFHLTSGPNDDKLKWPCPWQQATMALMDQQSDIREQMNMHRMVTTDPNKMSSDGTEFFWDDPRKVGSKVTKSNGGSYHRGPGTGTSSFITHDRLGSRKFIKGDDAYFLLSLEDISHLLVTRPRVAANADVGMKAADQDQDQDPPRRTSGDLVVITALALSVAVGMLFVVSLLVLGDARRMRARRKDTVDVVYQPGVGGGSERPTTDLPCPLTTP, encoded by the exons ATGATGTTACATCAGGTTTTTCTGGTTCTGCTCCTGGGCCTGGGTTTG GCAACAGCTGAGCTAACAGGTGAAACAG AGATCGACGTTGACGAAAGCCACGACTGGGACATTGACAACATCAACGCAG TGGTGGGTTTGGACCTGCTGGAGGGCGATATTGAGCAGAATGAA ATATTCTACAGAAACTCCATTTTAGGACACGAGTATCACTGGCCAACAACCGTTCCCTATCACCTGGACGACAGTCTGG ACATGAATGCTAAGGGTGTGATCCTAAAGGCGTTTGACCAATACAGACTGAAGACCTGTATCGACTTCAAACCATGGAAGGAAGAGAAAAACTACATCGCTGTGTTCAAAGGTGATGG ATGCTACTCCTCTGTGGGAAACCAGCACGTGGGAAAGCAGCGACTGTCTATTGGTAATAACTGCGATCGTCTGGGAACTGTCATGCACGAATTCCTGCATGCACTGGGATTTTGGCATGAGCAGTCCAGGGCCGACCGCGATGATTACGTCAACATCATGTGGGATCACATTGAACCTG GTAAAGAGCACAACTTCAAGATACGTGACGACACCGTGTCCAGCGATCTGGGCGTCCCCTACGACTACGACTCTCTGATGCATTACAGTAAGACGTCCTTCAGCGTCAGCTCTGAGCCAACCATCGTCCCCAAGATCCCACAATTCACCaatgtgattggtcagaggaTGGGATTCAGCGCAAGTGACCTCGCCAAACTCAACCGTCTCTACAACTGCA ctAAATCATCCACTTTTGTGGAAAGCTGCGACTTTGAGGAGGAAAACATTTGTGGGATGATTCAAAAATGGAGAATGGCAAAGTGGGAACGCCGTACGTCTGTGAGTGGAGGTCCTCAGACTGACTTCACCAACATGGGACAATGCCAAG GTGAAGGTCACTTCATGCACTTCAGCACAACCCCTGCTGCACCGGGTGACGAGGCTGTGCTGGAAACTCGCTGGCTTTACCCCAAACACGGAGCTCAGTGTCTGCAGTTCTTCCTCTACAACACGGCGGCAGCTACTGACGTTCTCAGCATTTATAAGCGGGAGTTCGTGGAGGGCGGCGACTTGATCAAAAACATGTTGTTGAAGAACATACAAG gaggaggaacaggGTCATGGGAACTGCACACTGTCAATATGAATGTTACAAAGAAGACCAGTGTGGGCTTTCACGCCCGGAGGAGGGGAACTGATTCAGAGGGGGGCTTCTCTCTCGATGACATTAACCTGTCGTCCACAAAGTGCCCCCAGCACATATGGCACATCCGCAACATCACCGGCCTGTTGGCTACGACGCCATCAGGCCAAAAACTGTACAGCCCCCGATTTGTGTCTCCAGCAGGTTACTCCTTCCAG GTTGGCGTGTACCTAAATGGAAAAAGTAACCGTAAAGGTTACATGGCCGTCTACTTCCATTTGACCTCTGGACCCAACGATGACAAGCTCAAGTGGCCGTGTCCATGGCAACAGGCGACCATGGCTCTGATGGACCAGCAGTCTGACATCAGGGAGCAGATGAACATGCACCGCATGGTCACCACTGACCCCAACAAGATGTCCTCTGATG GTACCGAGTTCTTCTGGGACGATCCCAGGAAGGTGGGCTCCAAGGTGACCAAGTCCAACGGTGGCTCCTACCACCGAGGTCCAGGCACCGGGACGAGCTCCTTTATCACACACGACAGACTGGGGAGCAGGAAGTTCATCAAAGGAGACGACGCCTACTTCCTCCTCAGTCTGGAAG ATATTTCACATCTGCTCGTAACTCGTCCTCGAGTTGCAGCCAACGCCGATGTTGGGATGAAGGCTGccgaccaggaccaggaccaggaccctCCGCGGAGAACCAGCGGTGACCTCGTGGTGATCACAGCTCTGGCTCTGTCCGTGGCGGTGGgcatgttgtttgttgtttccctGCTGGTTCTTGGAGACGCCCGGAGGATGAGGGCAAGACGAAAGGACACAGTGGACGTCGTGTACCAGCCTGGAGTCGGGGGAGGGAGT GAGCGACCGACCACAGACTTACCCTGTCCTCTGACCACGCCCTGA
- the uhmk1 gene encoding serine/threonine-protein kinase Kist: MAHCGVPAEPGAKKPQAPRQDAIVSPQGSAAVDQSMKPVLFEVFGEIWTVQSRLGQGVSASVYRVSSGRATTAAVKEFQADTQGGDYAYHKERSVLEDIQGHKNIVTLYGVFTNHSCMGVSSRCLLLELLDVSVSELLVRGTSSSHSGRPQQGHSMWLLQHCARDILEALAFLHKEGYVHADLKPRNILWSADDECFKLIDFGLSFKDGNQDVKYIQTDGYRAPEAELQNSLAQAGVEVEGDSGCTAAVDLWSLGIILLEMFSGIKLKDTVRSQEWKENTAAVVDHLFTSNSLVCPAIPVYHLRDLIKSMLLIDPKQRCTAEAALLSPFFSIPFAPHIEDLVLLPSPVLRLLNLIDDSHLHNEEEYEDILEDMKEECQKYGSVVSLLIPKENPGKGQVFVEYANSSDSKEAQRLLTGRTFDGKFVVATFYPLSAYKRGYLYQTVQ, from the exons ATGGCTCACTGCGGTGTTCCCGCAGAGCCCGGCGCTAAAAAGCCGCAGGCTCCGCGCCAGGACGCGATCGTGTCGCCGCAGGGTAGCGCCGCCGTCGACCAGAGTATGAAGCCGGTGTTGTTCGAGGTATTCGGCGAGATCTGGACCGTCCAGTCGCGCCTCGGCCAGGGAGTATCGGCCTCCGTGTACCGGGTCAGCTCCGGCAGAGCCACCACCGCCGCCGTCAAGGAGTTCCAGGCCGACACTCAGGGAGGAGATTACGCCTACCACAAGGAGAGGTCCGTGCTGGAGGACATCCAGGGACACAAAAACATCG TGACACTGTACGGCGTCTTCACCAACCACAGCTGTATGGGCGTGTCCTCCCGCTGTCTGCTATTGGAGCTCCTGGATGTCAGCGTGTCAGAGCTGCTGGTTCGCGGCACCAGTAGTTCTCACAGTGGTCG ACCCCAGCAGGGTCACTCCATGTGGCTTCTTCAACACTGTGCCAGAGACATCCTGGAGGCTCTCGCCTTCCTTCATAAGGAGGGCTATGTCCATGCTGACCTCAAGCCACGCAACATCCTGTGGAGCGCTGACGACGAGTGTTTTAAACTCATTGACTTTGGCCTCAGCTTCAAAGACGGAAACCAG gATGTCAAGTACATCCAGACAGACGGGTATCGAGCTCCGGAGGCCGAGCTTCAGAACAGCCTGGCTCAGGcgggggtggaggtggagggagacTCTGGCTGCACGGCTGCTGTGGACCTGTGGAGCCTGGGCATCATCCTGTTAGAGATGTTCTCAGGAATCAAACTCAAAGACACCGTCCGCTCGCAGGAGTGGAAG GAAAACACTGCTGCCGTTGTTGACCATTTGTTTACCAGCAACAGTCTGGTTTGTCCTGCCATCCCGGTCTATCACCTCAGAGACCTTATCAAAAG TATGCTTCTCATAGACCCAAAGCAAAGATGCACAGCTGAAGCTGCTCTCCTGAGCCCCTTCTTCAGTATTCCCTTTG cgccTCACATCGAGGACCTGGTCCTGCTGCCCTCTCCTGTTCTGCGTCTGCTCAACCTGATCGACGACAGTCACCTGCACAATGAGGAAGAATATGAAG ACATCCTGGAGGACATGAAAGAGGAGTGTCAAAAGTACGGCTCAGTGGTTTCTCTGCTCATCCCCAAAGAGAATCCAGGAAAAGGACAG GTGTTTGTCGAATACGCCAACTCCAGTGACTCCAAAGAGGCTCAGCGGTTACTGACCGGCCGCACCTTTGACGGGAAGTTTGTCGTGGCGACCTTCTACCCTCTCAGTGCTTACAAACGAGGTTACCTGTATCAAACTGTGCAGTGA